One Algoriphagus sp. Y33 genomic window, AAAACTTCTTGCGGGCATTTTGGTATAGGAATCAGACTTAGTTGGATTTTTTAAGAATGCCAGAAAATCTTTAAAAACAGGCTGAAGCATTTGAAATAATAGAAGCGTTAAAAATGAAATTCCCTCAATTTAACAAACCAGCCTAAACCCTCAAAAATCAACCTGGTTTTTTCACCAGCCCCTCGGTGATCTCATTCATCGCTTTCACCTTGTATTCAAAATCGCCTTTCAAAGTATCGCGATATGCGTTCAGATTATTTAGCAAGTCGTCCAATTCATCCGGAAGCACCTCTTCCAGCAGCTGACGGAGTCGCTTGGCAGCTGTAGGGGATTTGCCGTTGGTACTGATAGCGATCTTCAGGTTTCCTTTAGTGACAATTCCACCCAAATAGAAATCACATAAATCCGGCGTATCAGCCACATTTACCAAAAGAAAACGCTCTTTGGCTTCATCTCTGATCTGTCTATTAACACCCTTATCATCAGTGGCAGCAATTACTATATGCTTGCCTCCAAGATACTTCTCATGGTAAACATCCTCAATCATAGTCACAGAATCCGTACTTGAAGCAAGATCCAAAAAAGATTGGGAGAATTCTCTCGAAACTGCCGTCACCTGAGCATTTGGGCTTGATTTCAGTAAAAATTGCAGCTTTTCCGTACCCACATTTCCCCCACCTACTAATAAAGTATTGAGCTCATGGACTTTTAAGAATATGGGATATAAGTGGTTCATTTTTTAAGAATCAAGATGTTAGAATCAAGACAATAGACCTACTGAAACTTTATTATTCGAAATTCAGTATTCATCATTCGAAATTAAGATGAAAGCGCAAAGTACATTTTCGAATCCCCAAAGAGGCCATTTCGACCGAGGAACGAGAGAGAAATCTCCTCGAAGTTTTTGTTTAGAATACGATATACTTTATCAAAACCTTCGAGGTTAGAAAAAACCTCAAAGGTTATATTTCACAAACTCCCGATACACTTCAGCCAATTTCATGCTTTCCCGTACCACTTCTCCGATGATGATAATGGCAGGGGCTTCCACCTTCGCCTCTTCAGCTTTTTGTTCAATATCAGAAATATAACCCGCTACAATTTTCTCCTCACTTGTGGTGCCGCTCTGTATAATCGCTATCGGCAAATCAGCTTTTCCAAACTTAGTATAAACCTGCGAAATCTCAACCAACTTTCTAGTGCCCATCAACACGACAACAGTTGCAGTGGATTGCGCAGCCAGTGCCAGATCACGGGAAAGTTCTCCGGCTGAAGTTGTGCCAGTTACTACCCAGAAACTTTCGGAAATTCCCCGTTTTGTCACAGGGATTCCCGCCGCTGCAGGAACTGCTATTGCCGAAGTAATTCCCGGTATCAATTCCGTACTAATCCCAAATGCCTCTATGTATTCAATCTCTTCGGAGCCACGCCCGAAGACAAATGGATCTCCGCCCTTCAAGCGAACCACATGCCCATACTTTTTGGCCAAGCTTACGCAAAGTTGATTGGTATCCCCCTGAGGCTGAGAATGCCGCCCAACACGTTTGCCCACGAAGATTTTGTGTGCTGTCTCCGGTGCATGGTCAAGCAGCACAGGATCTATCAGTGCATCATACAAGACCACATCGGCCTTATTCAGCGCCAAAACGGCCTTGAGGGTGATCAATTCAGGATCACCCGGACCGGCTCCGACCAATGTTACTTTCGGTTGAATCATAGACTTCATGCAGTCACCTCTTCCTCACGGTAGCTTTTCAGCAAACCGTAGATCTCCAAAGCCTGATTTCCATAGGCTTTCGCAAATTCTTCTGTAGGCTCGTTCTGATTGATCTGGTAGATCTTTTCTGCGAAAGTACCTCCTAGATTGATTTTCCCACTTTCCACAAATACCTCATCAAACTGCTTGATGATATTCGCATAGGAATTAGTACTCACACTTTCACTAAGTAAGATCGCTTTAGCAGCATTGATCAAGCCTGCATAGTGATGATAGATGCTATCTGACCAACGTCCTTCTTCCAGACATTTTTGCGCAATGTCAATTTTCTCTTTGGCCTCCAAAAGCAAGGTAGCAACCAAGTCAAGAACTACACCGGCACATTCACCCACACCCACTGCGATTTTGTACTCTTCTGTATTTCCCCAATCCACATAATCAGCCGGAGTTACTGTAGAAGCATCTCCAAGTTCTTTCAGCAATTCATAGAAGTAGATCTGTCCTTTTTCATCATAATAGCTCAAGAAATCCTGTCCTTTTGCATTTGCCTCAAAATCATCCAGCAAAATCCTCAAAGCCTGAGGACCTCTTTTACTAGGGATCTTGGTCACTTTATCTGCAAAACGGCCATTTCCATCTCCCATGTTTCCTCCCCCAAGTAAAACCTGAAGTGCTGGGATAACCACTTTCCCTGATTTCATGGACATGCCCTGAAAGCCTATATGAGCCATATTATGCTGGCCACAGGCATTCATACAGCCTGAGATCTTGATTACCAAATCCTGATTTTTCAGGTATTGGGGATATTCTGCCAAAATCACTTTTTCCAATTCCGCCGCAATTCCCGTGGAGCTCGCAATTCCAAGATTACAGGTATCCGTGCCAGGACAGGCGGTGATATCTCCAAGACTGTTATATCCTGCAGCTGACAACCCGATTTCCTTCAATTCTTTATAGAAATAAGGGACCAAGTCTTCACGGACGTCACGGATCAGGAAGTTTTGACGAAGGGTAAATCTAACTTCCGCACTTGCATATTTCTCCACCAAGTCAGCCAATTTTCTAGCCTGATCGGTATAGAAATCACCTAGCGGAACTCTAACTCCCACAGATACAAATCCTTTTTGCTTTTGAGGCAAAATATTGGTGAGTTTGAAGTGCTCAAAGTCAAGTCCAAGCTCTTCCTCTACAACAGCAACAGGAGCATCCGGAAGCTTTTGCGTAACATCATAGGACTCATGATCGATCGGATATGACTTAAATGGAAGTGCTTTTTTCTCATTTTCCACCAATTCCAAGAATGCTTCCAATCCAATATCCTTGATCAAGAACTTCATTCTGGCTTTCATACGCTTCGCGCGCTCTCCATGGCGGTCAAAGATTCGGATCACAGCTTCCGCAAAAGGAATAATCCGGTCTGCTTCTACAAACTCAGAAAACACATCCGCATGACGGGGCTGAGATCCCAGACCTCCTCCAAGCATTACTTTAAACCCACGAACTTCGGCACCGTCGATCACTTTCACTTTGGGAATAAAACCCAAATCGTGCAGATAGCTCAATCCTGTATCTTCGTCAGAAGAGGAAAAGGAAATCTTGAACTTACGACCCATTTCCTGAGAGATCGGGTTTCTCAAAAAGTATTTGAAAACAGCATCAGCGTAGGGAGTCACATCAAATGGCTCATTGGCATCGATACCCGCAGTTTCAGAAGCCGTCACGTTTCTTACCGTATTACCGCAAGCCTCCCGGATGGTGACATCATCCCGCTCCAATTCCGCCCAAAGCTCTGGGGTTCTATCCAAACTCACATAGTGAATCTGTATATCCTGGCGCGTAGTGATGTGCAATCTTCCGGTAGAATATTCATCTGAGACTTTGCAGATCCTGCGAAGCTGATCCGAAGAAACACGCCCGTAAGGCAATTTGATCCGGATCATCTGTACACCCGGCTGACGCTGCCCGTAAATACCACGTGCCAGACGGAGACTACGGAATTTCTCCTCATCTATATTACCACCTTTGAAAAGTGCAATTTTCTTTTCTAAATCGATGATATCTTGTTCTACTATATTGTTTTCGAGTTCGGTTCTAAAGCTCTGCATGGCTGTAATAGGTTTAATGGTAAGGGCTGGTATAGAGATGAGTTAAAGTCGGGAATCAAAAGAATTTCAATAACCTATCGAATGGCGTAAATCGCCATTCGTAACCCGTAATTATTCTATAAATCCAACCGAAACTGTATCGTATTCTGCTTCATCTATTAGGATAAAGCTCCCATTTGATTTATTTGAATGATAGGAATCAAAATGGATAGGCTTGCTCAGGCGAAAATGAACTCTTCCGATATCATTCAGCTTCAGCTGCGCCGCTTCTTCTGTACCCGTGAAATCCGTATGAATTCTGGATTCGATCTGATCCACTTTTGCCATCACACGGTTGACACCATGTTGAAGTAAATATTTACCCCCTATTCTAAGTGGCTTGCTATTTACCTGACAGATGGTAGCGGTCAAGCGCTTATCACTTCTCGGTAATTCCCCACTTTTCACCAGCATATCCCCACGGCTCAAATCCACTTCTGTTGCCAGAGTGATCACAATGGAACTGCCGGGAGCAGCTTCTTGAATCTCTTGATCGAAATAGTGAATGCTTTTGATCGTCGAGGTAGTAAGTGAAGGCAATAGTGTTACTTCATCACCTACTTTTAGATTTCCTCCATAGAGCATTCCCGAGAAACCTCTGAAGTCATGCCAAGCTTCTGTTTTGGGACGAATGACATACTGTACAGGAAATCTCGCTACAGAGCTCGGCTCCAAATCTGCCGGCTCCAACACTTCCAAATGGTCCAAAAGTGTATTTCCCACATACCAAGGCATCTCTTCTGACTTTCTGGCGATGTTTTCACCTTTCAGAGCAGACACAGGAATAAACGTGATCTGATCTTCGGCAAAATCTGACTTAGCCACCAAGGCATCAAAATCCGCTTTGATTTTCAGATATACTTCCTCATCATAATCCACCAAGTCCATCTTGTTGATCGCTACGACCACATGGCTGATTCGAAGTAAATTGGCAATGAAGAAATGACGGTATGTCTGCTCGATCACGCCTTTTCTCGCATCGATCAGGATAATCGCAACCTGAGAAGTCGAAGCTCCGGTCACCATGTTTCGCGTGTACTCCACATGTCCCGGAGTATCGGCTACGATGAAATTTGTTTTAGCGGTGTTGAAGTAAATATGGGCTACATCAATCGTTATCCCTTGCTCACGCTCAGCCACCAAGCCGTCAGTAGCCAAAGAGAAATCAAGGTAATCGTATCCTCGTTGCTTCGAGCTACGCTCGATTGCTTCGATTTTATCCGTTGTCAGTGACTTGGTATCGTATAGTAATCTACCAATCAGCGTGCTTTTGCCATCATCGACAGAACCTGCAGTGGCGATTTTTATAAGTTTTCTATTTTCAGACATGTTGTTTCTAGTTTTCAGTTGTCCTGCTTCTCCAGAAGCTGGACTAAGCTTAATTCTGATACTGAGCATTTGACTTATGCTGCTTCTGGAGAAGCAGCATAACGACATTAATGTTTACCGTCACTGCGAACGAAGTGAAGCAGTCAAGTCGATAGGAGATTGCTTTGTCGTCGTACCTCCTCCTCGCAATGACGTTCTCACTTCTAGAAGTATCCGACTTTCTTTCTCGTCTCCATTGCAGCTTCAGATCGTTTATCATCTATTCTGGCTCCACGCTCTGAAATGGTAGAGTCTCTGATTTCCCCGACTACATCGTCCAGGGAAACTGCCTCCGAAAGCACTGCCGCAGTACAGGTCATATCGCCCACGGTTCTGAATCGGACCATTTTCACCATCACTTCTTCATGCTCTTCTCTGAACACATGCTCATTGGCAGTCCAGATCATTCCATCCCGGAAGAACACCTCACGTTCATGCGCAAAGTAGATGGAAGGAATCTCAATATTTTCAGTTTTGATATATTCCCACACATCGAGTTCAGTCCAGTTGGAAATCGGAAAACAGCGCACATTCTGTCCTACATGAATTTTTCCATTTAGCATATCAAAGAGCTCCGGACGCTGGTTTTTCTCATCCCATTGGCCAAAGTCATCCCGTACCGAGAAAACCCTTTCTTTCGCCCTTGCCTTTTCCTCGTCTCTTCTGGCCCCTCCGATACAAGCATCAAACTTGAATTCTTCGATCGCATCGAGAAGCGTGGTAGTCTGAAGTGAGTTTCTGCTGGAATATCTACCGCGCTCTTCACGAACTTTACCCTGATCAATAGAATCCTGCACATTCCGTACGATCAGTTCCAATCCAAGCTCTTCCACAAGTCTATCCCTGAATTCTATGGTCTCAGGGAAATTATGTCCCGTATCAACATGTAGTAATGGAAAAGGAATTCTCGCCGGGTAAAAAGCCTTCTGAGCTAGTCTCACTAGCGTAATGGAGTCTTTTCCACCGGAAAAAAGCAAAACCGGACGCTCAAACTGCGCCGCCACTTCGCGAATGATGTGGATCGATTCTGCTTCTTTTGGATTCGGTATTAATAGGTTGTTCATATGATGTATGATTTACGAAGTACGATTTACGAGTTCAAATTGCACCTCAAACTATAGCTATTATAATTGTTCGGCTTTTATGCCTTTGCCTACCGGCTGTTCAGGTTAAAAGCGATCTTATTTCTTAAATCTATTGTCTTGTGTCTTATTTTTTAATATCAAATGATGAATGGTGAACAGCGACGAGAAAGACTTCCGTCTTCGGTCTCCCGTCTTATTTAGCATGCAATCCGCACTCTTTTTTGGAATCTTCCCACCACCATCGGCCTGCGCGGGCATCTTCGCCCTGCATGATGGCTCTTGTACAGGGGGCACAACCAATACTTACAAAACCTTTGTCATGAAGCGGGTTATACGGAATATTCTTCTCATCAATGTATGCGATCATCTGCTCAAAGGTCCAGTCCAACAGAGGATTATACTTTATGATCTGATTGGTTTCGTCCCACTCTATACGTTTCATATCGCTACGATTGGCAGACTGCTCAGCGCGAAGACCGGTGATCCAC contains:
- a CDS encoding bifunctional precorrin-2 dehydrogenase/sirohydrochlorin ferrochelatase encodes the protein MNHLYPIFLKVHELNTLLVGGGNVGTEKLQFLLKSSPNAQVTAVSREFSQSFLDLASSTDSVTMIEDVYHEKYLGGKHIVIAATDDKGVNRQIRDEAKERFLLVNVADTPDLCDFYLGGIVTKGNLKIAISTNGKSPTAAKRLRQLLEEVLPDELDDLLNNLNAYRDTLKGDFEYKVKAMNEITEGLVKKPG
- the cysD gene encoding sulfate adenylyltransferase subunit CysD — its product is MNNLLIPNPKEAESIHIIREVAAQFERPVLLFSGGKDSITLVRLAQKAFYPARIPFPLLHVDTGHNFPETIEFRDRLVEELGLELIVRNVQDSIDQGKVREERGRYSSRNSLQTTTLLDAIEEFKFDACIGGARRDEEKARAKERVFSVRDDFGQWDEKNQRPELFDMLNGKIHVGQNVRCFPISNWTELDVWEYIKTENIEIPSIYFAHEREVFFRDGMIWTANEHVFREEHEEVMVKMVRFRTVGDMTCTAAVLSEAVSLDDVVGEIRDSTISERGARIDDKRSEAAMETRKKVGYF
- a CDS encoding sulfate adenylyltransferase subunit 1 yields the protein MSENRKLIKIATAGSVDDGKSTLIGRLLYDTKSLTTDKIEAIERSSKQRGYDYLDFSLATDGLVAEREQGITIDVAHIYFNTAKTNFIVADTPGHVEYTRNMVTGASTSQVAIILIDARKGVIEQTYRHFFIANLLRISHVVVAINKMDLVDYDEEVYLKIKADFDALVAKSDFAEDQITFIPVSALKGENIARKSEEMPWYVGNTLLDHLEVLEPADLEPSSVARFPVQYVIRPKTEAWHDFRGFSGMLYGGNLKVGDEVTLLPSLTTSTIKSIHYFDQEIQEAAPGSSIVITLATEVDLSRGDMLVKSGELPRSDKRLTATICQVNSKPLRIGGKYLLQHGVNRVMAKVDQIESRIHTDFTGTEEAAQLKLNDIGRVHFRLSKPIHFDSYHSNKSNGSFILIDEAEYDTVSVGFIE
- the cobA gene encoding uroporphyrinogen-III C-methyltransferase, which gives rise to MKSMIQPKVTLVGAGPGDPELITLKAVLALNKADVVLYDALIDPVLLDHAPETAHKIFVGKRVGRHSQPQGDTNQLCVSLAKKYGHVVRLKGGDPFVFGRGSEEIEYIEAFGISTELIPGITSAIAVPAAAGIPVTKRGISESFWVVTGTTSAGELSRDLALAAQSTATVVVLMGTRKLVEISQVYTKFGKADLPIAIIQSGTTSEEKIVAGYISDIEQKAEEAKVEAPAIIIIGEVVRESMKLAEVYREFVKYNL
- a CDS encoding HEPN domain-containing protein; its protein translation is MQSFRTELENNIVEQDIIDLEKKIALFKGGNIDEEKFRSLRLARGIYGQRQPGVQMIRIKLPYGRVSSDQLRRICKVSDEYSTGRLHITTRQDIQIHYVSLDRTPELWAELERDDVTIREACGNTVRNVTASETAGIDANEPFDVTPYADAVFKYFLRNPISQEMGRKFKISFSSSDEDTGLSYLHDLGFIPKVKVIDGAEVRGFKVMLGGGLGSQPRHADVFSEFVEADRIIPFAEAVIRIFDRHGERAKRMKARMKFLIKDIGLEAFLELVENEKKALPFKSYPIDHESYDVTQKLPDAPVAVVEEELGLDFEHFKLTNILPQKQKGFVSVGVRVPLGDFYTDQARKLADLVEKYASAEVRFTLRQNFLIRDVREDLVPYFYKELKEIGLSAAGYNSLGDITACPGTDTCNLGIASSTGIAAELEKVILAEYPQYLKNQDLVIKISGCMNACGQHNMAHIGFQGMSMKSGKVVIPALQVLLGGGNMGDGNGRFADKVTKIPSKRGPQALRILLDDFEANAKGQDFLSYYDEKGQIYFYELLKELGDASTVTPADYVDWGNTEEYKIAVGVGECAGVVLDLVATLLLEAKEKIDIAQKCLEEGRWSDSIYHHYAGLINAAKAILLSESVSTNSYANIIKQFDEVFVESGKINLGGTFAEKIYQINQNEPTEEFAKAYGNQALEIYGLLKSYREEEVTA